From a region of the Methylomonas rapida genome:
- a CDS encoding XrtA-associated tyrosine autokinase, protein MSIIENALRKANQQSVTDDKSQSVVDLKSAAKPVVQDEEVKNDKFVAEPVLSNDNKVLINWNKLISDGFIDNNDTKSQLAEEFRVIKRPLVNNIQGSEVNGISRPNLILICSSLPGEGKTFVSINLALSIANEMDKKVLLIDADVEKPSISKQLGIKQSPGLIEYLENESISFSDILLKTDLANLTVIPAGKRHKYSTELLSSQRMYLFADEVSRRYRDRVVIFDSPPLLVATQAQILAELVGQVVLVIAAEETPQNVVNESVAKLANCDVVMTLLNKTKKELDLYGYGYGYGKYGHS, encoded by the coding sequence ATGAGCATAATTGAAAATGCTTTGAGAAAGGCTAATCAACAAAGTGTGACTGATGATAAGAGTCAGTCTGTGGTTGATCTGAAATCTGCAGCTAAACCAGTTGTTCAAGATGAAGAAGTAAAAAATGACAAATTTGTTGCGGAACCGGTATTATCAAATGACAATAAGGTTTTAATAAACTGGAACAAGCTAATCTCGGATGGTTTTATCGATAACAATGATACCAAGTCGCAACTGGCGGAAGAGTTTCGGGTGATTAAACGTCCACTCGTAAATAACATTCAAGGCTCCGAGGTTAATGGAATATCTCGTCCTAACCTGATTTTAATTTGTAGTAGTTTGCCTGGCGAAGGCAAGACTTTTGTTTCAATTAACTTGGCTCTGAGTATCGCCAACGAAATGGATAAAAAGGTTTTATTGATCGATGCGGATGTCGAAAAGCCAAGTATATCAAAGCAGTTGGGTATCAAGCAATCTCCAGGGTTGATCGAGTATTTAGAAAACGAAAGCATCAGTTTCTCTGATATTCTGTTGAAAACCGACCTCGCGAACTTGACTGTTATTCCGGCGGGAAAACGTCACAAATATTCGACTGAATTATTGTCTAGTCAAAGAATGTATCTATTTGCCGATGAAGTTAGTCGTCGTTATAGGGATAGGGTAGTAATCTTCGACTCACCGCCTTTGCTGGTTGCAACCCAAGCTCAAATCTTGGCTGAATTGGTTGGGCAAGTGGTTTTGGTTATTGCGGCGGAAGAAACGCCACAAAATGTGGTTAATGAGTCCGTTGCAAAGTTGGCTAACTGCGATGTGGTGATGACTTTATTGAATAAAACCAAAAAAGAACTTGACCTATATGGCTACGGCTATGGTTATGGTAAGTATGGCCATTCGTAA
- a CDS encoding TIGR03016 family PEP-CTERM system-associated outer membrane protein produces the protein MAIRKSGRKLHKIVVNSCVLTLSYGLFFSHKAAAFDWRMRPSLSMSEVFTDNLELSDTAKRSGFITEVAPGVSLFGTSPWSNFNLNYRLQGLYNAGGSDAVDINHQLQMNGLYQAVRNRLFVQTSSSISQQNISNGFIATDNLTGGRDRTETKNFSISPYWTPQFGQYARGLVKVGYQNTSFDNASFGGGSVSSSGLISDSDTFSKQARLTSGTKFGRVRWSLNYSSQEQSRATGDDVLFEQYQGDLRYYLNRKFNVFGQAGYENNDYQTLNDSINNGFFYTFGGQWSPNRWYSLEAGYGNNRHVTVRFNPSPNFIGHVTYRNKEVGLNTGDSWDANIRYRAQQAFIGFNYSQDTTTVQQVLVEQTAFDLTGPVIDTDIDPVTGQPLSPLLNPNLPNFVDDVIVNKQASLTFGYQTGKSSYNLSFYNTRRTYELNPQEDNVYGASGSWNWRLAPRLNFYLRPTWQTIDNEASSNDRYDVALGFSKAIPINLGRPLLMNTRLEFRHINQMSDLSTNDYVENRATANFAVRF, from the coding sequence ATGGCCATTCGTAAAAGTGGGCGAAAATTGCACAAGATTGTCGTTAACTCTTGTGTTTTAACATTATCTTATGGACTGTTTTTCTCGCACAAAGCAGCTGCCTTTGATTGGAGAATGCGACCTAGCCTGTCAATGAGTGAAGTATTTACTGATAACCTCGAGTTATCGGATACGGCGAAAAGAAGCGGCTTTATAACTGAAGTAGCGCCAGGAGTATCACTTTTTGGAACATCGCCTTGGAGTAATTTTAACCTTAATTATCGCTTGCAAGGTCTTTACAATGCAGGTGGCAGTGATGCTGTTGATATAAATCATCAATTGCAGATGAACGGTCTTTACCAGGCGGTGCGAAACAGGCTTTTTGTGCAAACTAGTAGCTCAATTAGTCAACAAAATATTAGCAATGGATTTATTGCAACGGATAACTTAACTGGGGGTAGGGATAGAACGGAAACTAAAAACTTTTCTATTTCACCTTATTGGACACCTCAATTTGGGCAATATGCACGAGGTCTCGTCAAGGTTGGCTATCAAAATACCTCTTTCGATAATGCTAGTTTTGGAGGCGGCTCAGTATCGTCTTCTGGTCTTATTTCAGATTCAGACACATTTTCAAAGCAAGCTAGACTTACGAGTGGAACGAAATTTGGTAGAGTGAGGTGGAGCTTAAATTACTCTTCTCAAGAGCAAAGCAGGGCAACAGGGGATGACGTCTTATTCGAACAGTATCAAGGTGACTTGCGTTACTATTTAAACAGAAAGTTTAATGTGTTCGGGCAAGCCGGATACGAAAACAACGATTATCAGACGTTAAACGATTCCATTAATAATGGCTTTTTCTATACCTTTGGTGGGCAATGGAGTCCAAATAGATGGTATTCTCTCGAGGCTGGCTATGGAAATAATAGACACGTAACCGTACGCTTCAATCCTTCTCCTAATTTTATAGGGCATGTAACCTATCGTAATAAGGAAGTTGGCTTGAATACAGGTGATTCCTGGGATGCAAATATCAGGTATCGAGCTCAGCAGGCATTTATTGGCTTTAATTATTCTCAAGATACCACGACAGTTCAGCAGGTTTTAGTAGAGCAGACTGCTTTCGATTTAACTGGCCCAGTCATTGATACGGACATCGATCCCGTAACCGGTCAACCACTTAGCCCGCTTTTAAATCCAAACTTGCCTAATTTTGTTGATGATGTGATAGTTAATAAGCAAGCAAGTTTGACATTTGGATATCAGACCGGGAAAAGCTCTTATAATTTATCCTTTTATAATACCCGTCGGACATACGAATTAAATCCTCAAGAGGACAATGTTTACGGAGCGAGCGGCAGTTGGAACTGGAGACTGGCGCCGAGACTTAATTTTTACCTACGTCCTACTTGGCAAACTATCGATAATGAGGCGTCGAGTAATGACCGCTATGATGTAGCTTTAGGTTTTTCCAAAGCGATCCCAATCAACCTGGGGCGGCCTTTGCTGATGAACACTCGGCTGGAGTTTCGACATATCAACCAAATGTCGGACTTGTCTACCAATGATTACGTAGAAAACCGTGCCACCGCGAATTTTGCCGTTCGATTTTAA
- a CDS encoding XrtA/PEP-CTERM system-associated ATPase: MYDGFYNLNQKPFQLSSDPDFFFQSSVHRRALAYMQYGLTQGEGFVLVTGSPGTGKTMLVKSLIKNLNKDKLLIGVMVTSQVGPEDTLRLIASTFGFQYLHNDKASLLASFEKFIVEKAREGRRLLLIVDEAQNLPKQSLEELRMLTNLDVNGVPIFQVFLIGQPELKRTIYAADMEQLKQRIVSTYHLEPLDLEETREYILFRLQTAGWKGAPEFHAGIFVDIHEFSGGIPRRINTLCDRLLLYGYLEELSVLDSDAVEKVVSEVKEEMLLETVDTSDNKAFTPVNYSSAEAGTIEERLARLENQVIQLHDNACKEKALLRKAILIQLDMDSIYDDVGK, translated from the coding sequence ATGTACGACGGATTTTATAACTTAAATCAAAAGCCGTTTCAGTTAAGCAGCGACCCGGATTTCTTTTTTCAGAGTTCGGTTCATCGAAGAGCTTTGGCCTATATGCAATACGGTTTGACTCAAGGCGAAGGATTTGTCTTGGTGACAGGATCTCCTGGTACAGGCAAGACCATGTTGGTTAAAAGCTTGATTAAAAATCTGAATAAAGACAAGCTTTTAATCGGTGTAATGGTGACGTCGCAAGTTGGTCCGGAAGACACCCTCCGCCTGATTGCTTCTACATTCGGATTTCAGTATCTACATAATGACAAGGCCAGTTTATTGGCAAGTTTTGAGAAGTTTATCGTCGAGAAAGCCAGAGAAGGAAGGCGTTTGTTGTTAATCGTCGATGAGGCGCAAAACCTGCCCAAACAATCGCTGGAAGAGCTGCGGATGTTAACGAATCTTGACGTTAATGGCGTGCCGATCTTTCAAGTGTTTTTGATTGGACAGCCGGAGTTAAAGCGTACAATTTATGCGGCTGATATGGAGCAGCTTAAGCAACGTATAGTTTCCACTTATCATCTCGAGCCTCTAGATCTGGAAGAAACCAGGGAATATATTTTATTTCGCCTGCAAACAGCGGGCTGGAAGGGGGCTCCGGAGTTTCACGCCGGTATATTTGTCGACATTCATGAATTTTCTGGCGGTATACCACGTAGAATCAATACCTTGTGCGACCGATTATTGTTGTACGGGTATCTGGAGGAATTGAGCGTACTCGACAGTGATGCCGTTGAAAAGGTGGTTTCAGAAGTCAAGGAAGAAATGCTGTTAGAAACGGTTGACACGTCCGACAATAAAGCCTTCACGCCGGTAAATTACTCCAGCGCAGAAGCCGGGACGATCGAAGAGAGGCTGGCTCGTTTGGAAAATCAGGTGATACAACTTCACGATAATGCCTGCAAGGAAAAAGCCTTGCTCAGAAAAGCGATCTTAATTCAATTGGATATGGATTCAATCTATGACGATGTCGGGAAGTGA
- the wecB gene encoding non-hydrolyzing UDP-N-acetylglucosamine 2-epimerase: MTMSGSDLKQPKTLICVVGARPNFMKMAPIMRQLQLFRHLIKPYLVHTGQHYDQAMKDTFFKQLGIPEPDKDLGVGSGSHAVQTANIMLQFEPVLDEVNPLAVLVVGDVNSTIACGLVAVKKHIPLIHVEAGLRSYDRGMPEEINRILTDQIADLLLTTERAAAGNLHKEGIPDERICFTGNVMIDSLLSNCEQAIPFSVTLQKYGCVQAIEEKDYALLTLHRPSNVDDTDTLKRLITVIGDIARKLPVIFPVHPRTQQKINQAGLLKDLPEDSVVMLPPVAYLEMLGLMQSAKLVLTDSGGLQEETTALGVPCVTLRENTERPITVTEGTNTIVGTDPRKIMQCVDDILVSGGKSGRIPEYWDGQAAKRIVEAIVRRYIETDQS; the protein is encoded by the coding sequence ATGACGATGTCGGGAAGTGATCTCAAGCAGCCCAAAACCTTGATCTGTGTCGTTGGGGCAAGGCCTAATTTCATGAAGATGGCGCCCATCATGCGGCAGTTGCAATTGTTCAGGCATTTGATCAAGCCTTATCTGGTGCATACGGGACAGCATTACGATCAGGCCATGAAGGATACCTTCTTCAAGCAACTGGGTATTCCTGAGCCGGACAAGGATTTGGGCGTGGGTTCCGGTAGTCATGCCGTGCAAACGGCCAATATCATGCTGCAATTCGAGCCGGTCCTGGATGAAGTCAATCCGCTCGCGGTGCTGGTTGTCGGTGATGTCAATTCGACGATTGCCTGTGGCTTGGTGGCAGTCAAAAAGCACATTCCGTTGATACATGTCGAAGCGGGGCTGCGAAGTTACGATCGCGGGATGCCGGAGGAAATCAATCGCATCTTGACCGATCAAATTGCTGACTTGCTTCTCACCACCGAGCGGGCGGCGGCGGGAAATTTGCACAAAGAAGGCATACCTGACGAGCGCATCTGTTTTACCGGTAACGTGATGATCGATAGCTTGTTGAGCAATTGCGAACAAGCGATTCCATTCTCGGTTACCTTGCAAAAATATGGCTGTGTTCAGGCGATAGAAGAAAAAGACTATGCTTTGCTGACCTTGCACCGGCCATCAAATGTAGATGATACCGACACCCTAAAGCGTTTAATCACTGTTATCGGCGATATTGCGCGCAAGTTGCCGGTGATTTTCCCGGTTCATCCCAGAACGCAGCAAAAAATTAATCAAGCAGGGTTGTTAAAAGATTTGCCGGAAGATAGCGTGGTCATGTTGCCCCCAGTGGCTTATCTGGAAATGCTGGGTTTGATGCAAAGCGCGAAATTGGTTTTGACCGATTCCGGAGGACTACAAGAAGAAACCACGGCCCTTGGCGTGCCATGCGTGACTTTACGGGAGAATACCGAACGTCCCATTACCGTCACCGAAGGCACCAATACCATCGTGGGGACTGACCCGCGCAAAATCATGCAATGCGTCGACGACATCCTGGTCAGTGGGGGTAAATCGGGGCGCATTCCAGAATATTGGGATGGCCAGGCTGCCAAACGCATAGTTGAGGCCATTGTGCGCCGTTATATTGAAACGGATCAAAGCTGA
- a CDS encoding ISNCY family transposase, with product MIERIRQVFETLPDGRSGTGVYQKYTMSDAALSAFSVFFMQSPSFLEHQRTMQKERGQNNAHSLFGVYQIPSDNQIRNLLDAVSPDALWPLYRWVLQALEAQGKLKEFQVLEDSVLVALDGVEYFSSQKIHCECCSTKTLKTGVVQYAHSAVTPVIVSPHQADVIPLAPEFIAPQDGSDKQDYELAAARRWLEREGSHLPANVTFLADDLYCKQPFCEYLKQQGRHFILVCKPESHKTLYEWVEDFQRLGQVEVIEKRHWTGKKRLTERYRIAQQVPLRDSDDALLVNWCEIEVIDEQGHLVYRNAFATDYALGAHNVADIVSTGRTRWKIENENNNTLKTKGYHFAHNFGHGKKHLAALLASLIILAFLVHTLLQWFDRCYCLLREELSSRKTFFNDLRAITRYVCFDSWQHLMEFMLDGLDIPIPR from the coding sequence TTGATCGAGCGAATCAGGCAAGTCTTCGAAACATTGCCCGACGGTCGTAGTGGGACGGGTGTTTACCAGAAATACACTATGTCCGATGCGGCGCTTAGCGCGTTTTCGGTGTTTTTCATGCAATCACCCTCGTTTCTGGAGCATCAGCGGACAATGCAAAAAGAACGCGGCCAAAATAACGCCCACAGTCTATTTGGCGTTTATCAGATTCCGAGTGACAACCAGATTCGGAATCTGCTGGATGCCGTGTCGCCCGACGCTCTATGGCCGCTGTACCGATGGGTGCTGCAGGCATTGGAAGCGCAAGGCAAACTCAAAGAATTCCAAGTGCTGGAGGATAGTGTACTGGTAGCCTTGGATGGGGTGGAGTATTTTAGTTCGCAGAAGATTCATTGCGAATGCTGCTCGACGAAGACGCTAAAGACGGGAGTTGTTCAGTATGCTCACAGCGCGGTTACCCCGGTAATCGTTTCCCCACATCAGGCGGATGTCATTCCGTTGGCCCCCGAATTTATCGCACCGCAAGACGGGAGCGATAAGCAGGATTATGAGTTGGCGGCCGCGCGACGCTGGTTGGAGCGCGAAGGCAGCCACCTGCCGGCAAACGTGACTTTTTTAGCCGACGATTTATATTGCAAACAGCCTTTTTGCGAATACCTTAAGCAACAGGGCCGACATTTCATCCTGGTTTGCAAACCGGAATCCCATAAAACCCTCTACGAGTGGGTCGAGGATTTTCAGCGGCTCGGGCAGGTTGAAGTGATAGAAAAACGCCACTGGACAGGCAAGAAACGATTGACCGAACGCTACCGCATCGCTCAGCAAGTGCCGTTACGCGACAGCGACGATGCCCTATTGGTGAATTGGTGCGAAATCGAGGTCATCGATGAACAAGGTCATCTCGTCTACCGCAATGCGTTCGCCACGGATTACGCATTAGGCGCGCACAATGTGGCCGATATCGTCAGCACCGGTCGTACGCGCTGGAAGATCGAAAACGAAAATAACAACACCTTGAAAACCAAAGGGTATCACTTCGCGCATAACTTCGGGCACGGTAAAAAACATCTCGCGGCCTTGTTAGCCAGCTTGATCATACTGGCTTTTCTGGTTCATACGTTGCTGCAATGGTTCGATCGATGTTATTGCTTGCTGCGCGAAGAACTGTCCAGCCGGAAGACGTTTTTTAACGATTTAAGGGCAATCACCCGTTATGTCTGTTTTGATAGCTGGCAACATTTGATGGAATTTATGCTTGATGGCCTGGACATTCCAATCCCTCGCTGA